In the Mytilus galloprovincialis chromosome 10, xbMytGall1.hap1.1, whole genome shotgun sequence genome, one interval contains:
- the LOC143048262 gene encoding uncharacterized protein LOC143048262, which produces MYARKSGRDCNEGLFLTRAQTDRLIELYKGDIGLWDMSSPVYHNKDRRRKALLSILDTLREEYPGFDATVDQLQYKLSNLRGYYSRELSKIRKSQRMGTDDVYISSWRLFEPLDSFLRQHIIPRKAPTCDVVDLETSCKTEPEDYDTDEELYLVSDETEEQSSNSSLPNHAYHIQQAQEHHHMSMHSEDQSNDPAIYHGTNTMSMVPVISGTRSIVPEIEHRPESSTRMKRPRHSGPETVISETDSLEYDTRIKAKGTRLLTSQSSDRDSMNLNTENKLEEQKLACTDEDDDGLFARYIAMEMRKIKDPRTKAYVKFKIHSIIYESQFGAIPSNINM; this is translated from the exons ATGTATGCAAGGAAAAGTGGTCGTGATTGTAATGAAGGGTTGTTTTTAACCAGAGCACAGACAGACAGACTTATAGAGCTGTATAAAGGTGATATAGGACTATGGGATATGTCTTCTCCTGTCTATCATAACAAAGACAGAAGAAGGAAAGCATTACTATCTATTCTTGATACACTGAGAGAGGAATATCCAGGCTTTGATGCTACAG TTGACCAGCTACAATACAAGTTATCTAACTTGAGAGGATATTATTCAAGGGAGTTAAGTAAGATAAGAAAGTCCCAGAGAATGGGGACAGATGATGTCTACATCAGTTCCTGGAGATTATTTGAACCTCTGGATAGCTTCCTAAGACAACATATAATACCCAGGAAAGCCCCAACATGTGATGTAGTAGACCTG GAAACCAGTTGTAAGACAGAACCAGAAGATTATGATACTGATGAAGAATTGTATCTAGTTTCTGATGAAACTGAAGAGCAATCCTCCAATTCAAGCCTTCCTAACCATGCTTATCATATACAGCAAGCCCAGGAGCATCATCACATGTCGATGCATTCTGAGGATCAATCAAATGACCCTGCAATATATCATGGTACTAATACAATGTCAATGGTACCAGTCATATCAGGGACCAGATCTATAGTACCAGAAATTGAACATAGACCAGAGAGTAGTACCCGAATGAAAAGACCAAGACATTCTGGTCCAGAAACAGTTATATCAGAAACTGATTCCCTGGAATATGATACCAGAATAAAAGCAAAGGGTACCAGATTACTGACATCACAGTCAAGTGACAGAGATTCCATGAACTTAAATACTGAAAATAAACTAGAAGAACAGAAGTTAGCTTGTACAGATGAAGATGACGATGGTCTATTTGCACGATACATTGCTATggaaatgagaaaaataaaagaCCCACGTACAAAAGCAtatgtcaaatttaaaattcattcaATCATATATGAATCTCAATTCGGTGCTATCCCATCCAATATCAATATGtaa